The following are encoded together in the Lactuca sativa cultivar Salinas chromosome 1, Lsat_Salinas_v11, whole genome shotgun sequence genome:
- the LOC111918495 gene encoding glucan endo-1,3-beta-glucosidase 14 — MAAIFRTLLLLLTLSESFIGVFTIGVGVNYGRIANNLPPPSQVSTLLRSLNITRVKVYDADPQVLQAFAGTNIEFIIGLGNEYLQRMRDPQQAQTWIQQNVQPYLSQTKITCINVGNEVLGGQDTQLASYLLPAMKTMYGALVNLGLSKQVYITTAHSLQILATSFPPSQGTFQENLIQYIQPILNFHAQVDSPFFINAYPYFAYKGDPNNVPLEYVLFEPNSGSIDPHTNLKYDNMLYAQIDAVYSAIKALGHTDIEVKISETGWPSKGDENEAGATVQNAGIYNRNLMQRMQQGESTPARPSQPIDIYVFALFNENQKGGPTSERNFGLYYPDGSLVYNLGVKSYILPRIDYSSSMKNGLSILSHLVLLMGSLVYFLER; from the exons ATGGCCGCTATCTTCCGTACACTTCTTTTGCTTCTTACTCTATCAG AATCATTTATCGGTGTCTTCACCATTGGAGTCGGAGTCAACTATGGACGAATTGCAAACAATCTTCCACCTCCATCTCAAGTATCAACCCTTCTTAGATCTTTAAACATTACTAGAGTAAAAGTCTATGATGCCGATCCACAAGTGTTACAAGCATTTGCAGGAACAAACATCGAATTCATCATTGGTTTAGGAAACGAATACCTTCAAAGAATGAGAGATCCTCAACAAGCTCAAACATGGATTCAACAAAACGTACAACCATACCTCTCACAAACCAAAATCACTTGTATCAACGTCGGCAATGAAGTTCTCGGAGGACAAGATACTCAATTAGCATCATATCTCCTTCCAGCCATGAAAACCATGTATGGAGCTTTAGTTAATCTCGGATTAAGCAAACAAGTTTACATAACCACTGCTCATTCCCTTCAAATCTTAGCAACTTCTTTCCCACCTTCTCAAGGGACATTTCAGGAAAACCTAATTCAATACATTCAACCAATTCTAAACTTTCACGCTCAAGTCGATTCCCCCTTTTTCATAAACGCATACCCTTATTTCGCATACAAAGGTGATCCAAACAATGTCCCTTTAGAATACGTTCTTTTTGAACCGAATTCTGGATCAATTGATCCACATACGAATTTGAAATACGATAACATGTTATACGCACAAATTGACGCTGTTTATTCAGCTATAAAAGCATTAGGTCATACTGATATTGAAGTTAAAATTTCTGAAACTGGTTGGCCTTCAAAGGGAGATGAAAACGAAGCTGGAGCAACTGTTCAAAACGCTGGAATTTATAACAGAAATTTGATGCAAAGAATGCAACAGGGGGAAAGTACTCCTGCAAGACCTTCGCAGCCTATTGATATTTACGTTTTTGCCCTTTTCAATGAGAATCAGAAGGGTGGGCCCACATCAGAGAGGAACTTCGGATTGTATTATCCCGATGGGAGTTTGGTTTATAATCTTGGAGTAAAAAGTTATATCCTTCCACGAATAGACTACTCATCTTCCATGAAAAAC GGTTTATCTATCTTGAGTCATCTCGTTTTGCTTATGGGATCCCTAGTGTATTTTCTTGAGAGATGA